In Corallococcus silvisoli, the genomic stretch ATGTTCGCGCCGGCGGAGAAGTTGGAGCCGTCGTTGCCGATGACCAGGCCCTTGAAGTTCTTCTCCGTCTCGTCGAGCGCGGTGTTCATCATCGCGATGATGTCATCGTCGATGGAGTTCATCTTGGAGTGGAACTCCAGGAGCGTGGCGCCGTCGCCCATGTCCCACAGCGTGGCGCTGTCGTTCCCGGTGATCTTCTTGTTGCCGCGCTTCAGGTACTCCACGCGGAAGGTGCGCGCGTTCTCCACGACGGGCTTCACCGACTTGGACGGGATGTCCCAGTAGGTGTCACGGCCGTCCTGCACGCCGTAGAAGGACGTGCGGCCCTTGGCCAGCATCTCCTCCACCCAGGCGGCGGGCTTGAGGCCCAGCGCCTTCATGCGCTCCACGCCCTTCTGCACGCCGTACGCGTCCCAGACCTCGAAGGGGCCCAGGTCCCAGCCGAAGCCCCAGCGCACGCCGCGGTCCACGTTGACCACGTCGTCGGCGATCTCCGGGATGCGGCGGCTGGAGTAGGCCAGCACGTCCAGGGTGACGCGCTCGGCGAACTTGCCGGCCTTGTCGTCCGCGTTCATCACGGACGCCACGCGCTCCGAGACGTTCTCGATCTCCTTCGCGGCGCCCAGCGAGTCGAAGCGCACCTTGGCCTGCGGCCGGTACTCCAGCGTCTTCAGGTCCAGCGCGAGGATGTCCTTGCCGCCGGAGGAGCGGTCCTTCTTGTAGAAGCCGCCGCCGGTCTTGTCGCCCAGCATCCCCTTCTCCACCATCTTCTGGAGGAAGTCGGGGGCGGCGAAGACGTCGCGCTCCTCGTCGTGGGTGAGCGTGTCGTAACAGTTCTTCGCCACGTGGGTGAACGTGTCCAGGCCCACGATGTCCGCGGTGCGGAACACGGCGGACTTGGGGCGGCCCATGGCCGGGCCAAAGATCTTGTCCACCTCTTCGATGGACAGCTCCGACTTCTGCATCTCGGAGATGGTCCGCATCATCCCGTACACGCCGATGCGGTTCGCGATGAAGTTGGTGGTGTCCTTGCCGTAGACGATGCCCTTGCCCAGGACCTCTTCACCGAAGCGGTGGATGGCGTTCACCACCGCCGGGTCGGTCTGCTGGCCCGCCACGAGCTCCAGGAGCTTCATGTAGCGCACGGGGTTGAAGAAGTGGGTGACGAGGAAGTTCTTCTTGAACTCCGCGCCGCGCCCCTCCGTCATGCCCACGATGGAGAGGCCGGACGTGTTGGAGGAGATGATGGCGTCCTTGCGGGCGTGCTTCTCCACCTTGGCGAACAGGGCCTGCTTGACGGCCAGGTCCTCCTTCACCACCTCGATGATCCAGTCGCACTCCGCCAGGCGATGGAGGTCGTCCTCCAGGTTGCCCACTTCGATGGCCGCGAGCACCTGCTCGGACACGATGGGGCTGGGCTTCGCCTTGCGCAGGTTGGCCAGGGCCCCTTGCGAGAACTTGTTGCGGAACGCCTTGGAGGCGGTGTCCTCGCCCGGCGCGGCCTTGGGCGGAACGATGTCCAGCAGCAGGGCGCGCACGCCGGAGTTGGCCAGATGCGCGGCGATGCCGCTGCCCATCACGCCAGCGCCAAGCACCGCCACTTTTCGGATCCGGGTCGTCATCGGAAAT encodes the following:
- a CDS encoding 3-hydroxyacyl-CoA dehydrogenase/enoyl-CoA hydratase family protein, whose product is MTTRIRKVAVLGAGVMGSGIAAHLANSGVRALLLDIVPPKAAPGEDTASKAFRNKFSQGALANLRKAKPSPIVSEQVLAAIEVGNLEDDLHRLAECDWIIEVVKEDLAVKQALFAKVEKHARKDAIISSNTSGLSIVGMTEGRGAEFKKNFLVTHFFNPVRYMKLLELVAGQQTDPAVVNAIHRFGEEVLGKGIVYGKDTTNFIANRIGVYGMMRTISEMQKSELSIEEVDKIFGPAMGRPKSAVFRTADIVGLDTFTHVAKNCYDTLTHDEERDVFAAPDFLQKMVEKGMLGDKTGGGFYKKDRSSGGKDILALDLKTLEYRPQAKVRFDSLGAAKEIENVSERVASVMNADDKAGKFAERVTLDVLAYSSRRIPEIADDVVNVDRGVRWGFGWDLGPFEVWDAYGVQKGVERMKALGLKPAAWVEEMLAKGRTSFYGVQDGRDTYWDIPSKSVKPVVENARTFRVEYLKRGNKKITGNDSATLWDMGDGATLLEFHSKMNSIDDDIIAMMNTALDETEKNFKGLVIGNDGSNFSAGANIMAMLMAAKSEDFDSIRKMASAFQQANQRMRYSPVPVVTAPFNLTLGGGAEVTMGGNAVQASAELYMGLVEVGVGLIPGGGGTMMLLRNVFGAYAADKDFDALPFLKKVFLAIGTAKVATSAEEAREFGFLSQQDGITGNRDFLLSDAKSRVLGLANGGFRPPRPTRFRLPGPNGAATIDMMLYDMQLNNQISAHDRKIAQKLARVLSGGDTSPSVLVTEDKLLELEMEAFLSLIGEEKTQDRMMFMLEKGKPLRN